Within the Bacteroidota bacterium genome, the region TAGGTTCCTTTATTTGATAATTTAGTGATGTACTTGATAAAGTGTACGGTGCAGAATTTGCAATATAATTGACAGTATATGTGTTTTCAATTGGATTCCCTAAAGACAAATAACCTAAAACACTACATTCTACAGAAGCAGAATAGGTTATTACAACAGAACCACCCTGAGCTAAACTCGCTAAAGTAAAAGTTGGAGCACTTAAATTAGCAATTGATGACTGCCCAAAGCCTGTTACTGACCCAGGCACATAATTAACACCCGTAGGCATAGCAACACTAACAGAAAAATTAGTCAAATTAAACGTAGATGGATTATTAATTGTTAATGAAAACAACTTACTCTCTCCACAAATTGTTATATCCGAAGGAACTGTACTTGATACTGATATAAAATTTGTTTGAGAGGAAAGCGTTTTTATAAAAAAAACAACTATTGATATAAAAAATGATATTTTTCTTTTCATTGCGTGAATAGTTTATTCTACAATGATAATATACATTATATTTTCTATTTCCGATTAATAAAAAACAAAAGAGTTAAGGAATCTAAACACAAATAAAAAAGAATAAAATAGATATAAGTAATTGATAATCTACAAGTTAATCCAATAATAAAAGATAAATATCTTATATAGATAAACCTAAACTAGTTTTTCACAAATAAAATATTAGATCAGACTAATAATTTATTATTTCCCTTGTCGAATAGACTTTACCTCCACTTGCAACGCTTTTAGCATGTTTAAGATACTGGCAGGATTCAGTTCGTCTTCCTTGTATGCCCCAATATTTAAAGAACAAATATATTCCCACACCTCTAAAACATCTTCCGCTTTTACCTCGTATGGATGATATACTTTGTTATCGGAATGCAAATGAAATATGTGTTTATTTTTAGGGTCTCTAAATACACGCTTATATACAACACCTTCAGTCCTCGTAAGCATTACATATGTATTTCCATCCTTTACATCGTTTATCGATTCAACATACTTTCCTACCACAAAAGAGCCTTCGCGCAATGGCGGCATAGAATCTCCTTTTATACCAAACGCTCTGTGCTTACCGGCAGGCACAAAGGGCAAACTCATTCGTGGTACTGAATCAAAATACTCGGGATCTGCATAGCCATTCAAATAGCCTGCAGATGCTTTTA harbors:
- a CDS encoding LexA family transcriptional regulator: MSVISQNITHLRSLLGISQENLAENLGITRGKVSSYEEGRAEPNIETLIKLSKFFHVAVDALIKSDLRRTDIKSLFKVGENRLLFPVMLDKDNNELIELIPLKASAGYLNGYADPEYFDSVPRMSLPFVPAGKHRAFGIKGDSMPPLREGSFVVGKYVESINDVKDGNTYVMLTRTEGVVYKRVFRDPKNKHIFHLHSDNKVYHPYEVKAEDVLEVWEYICSLNIGAYKEDELNPASILNMLKALQVEVKSIRQGK